The Caldilineales bacterium genome segment TCCCCACCTCCCACTCGCCGTACTCACTCTCCTGCGCCCGACCACCCTTGGCGCCGTTCTCCCATTGGCCGCGCTCGCTTTCGTCCCTCCCACTCTGCTCAACCCGGGAAACTTTGACGCTCACCCAGGAACTGTAACTGCACCTGGTTGCAGCGAGAAAACAGGTGAACTTGCACCGGCCATCCGTGCCTTCGCCGCCCCACACCGCCGGCGGCCCCTGCCGGCGCCACGTGCTCGGCGCCCCTCCACCATCAACCATTGAGAACCAGGTAGCCTTCATCCCACCCTTGCCAGCAACCACTCGATCCCCGGATAGCTTTCCCGCGCCAGCACATACTTGCTGGCGTACGCACCCCACTTCTCCCCGCTGCAGAAGGCCTCCAGGAATCGCTCCCGATCGGAGACCCGCCGACCGCCGAGCGTGTCGACCCCGCGCCCAAACAGGGGGTCGGGCACGCAGCCCGCGGTCGGGCCGACGATGGCGAAGCGGCGCGCGTGGCGGCAGGCAACGAGAACGTCGTCCAGCGTGTCGTTGAGCATGACGGTGCAGGTGCTGACGACCTTTTCGCAAGAGGCCAGCTCTGCCGGGTCGAGGGTCACGCGCACGTTTGCTGCCTCGCGCACGAGCGTGGGCTTGAGCTCGAGCACGGTGAGCCGCGCCCCAGAGCGCCAGATCGTGGGGATGAGCGGTGTGAACAGGCCGATCATGCCGATGTGCTCGCCCGGTTGCGGGTCAATCGCGCCGAGCGGGTCGCCGCTGGCGGACGGCGCCCACCCCGCGCGCGTGAACAGCTGCTGCGAAAGCGCGTTGATGGCCGCAAATCCGAGGGCGCGGGCGACGGGGTCAGCGCATGCGAAATCCCGCGCCAGCGCCGCCGCCGCCACGCCAGAGAGATCACGCCCGCCGTAGCGCTGGCGCAGCGGAGCTTCGGTTCCCTCAAGCTGGATATAGCTGAAGCCGATCGACCCGTCTTCCAGCTCGAGCGCGCAAAACTCGGCGTCTTTGCTCCCTGTCGGCGGCGGCACATGCAACGAGCGCACGCGCGGCGCGCCCAGGCGGGCCGCGATGCGTTCAGAGAGCGTTATGTAGAAATCGGTAATCGGCTGCATCGCAAGAGTTCGCTCTTGTGGGCCAGGTTGGGTGCACCGTACTATTCTTCTTTCTCGTTCAACGCCGATTCAATATCCTTCAGGCGATGATAGGCAGAATGACCGACAAGGTCTCCAGGCCAATCTGGTCCACGCTCTCTGCCGCTGAACCATGCTTCGGGTGCTTCTTGCAGCGCGGCAAGGACATCTGTCTGAACTTGCCGATGCCAGGCTAGAACTTCCTGGGGAGAGCGATGGCGCCATCGCATGTAAACGAGATGGTTTCCCTGGTTGATAGTGAGTCCGCGTTCTTCGCTTGGTCTGGGCTGCCTCCTAGCGGAACGGGCGACGTCTGCCTTCCAATGGGTGATGTGAACGAGTGCATCTTTGACGGTCCAGGGGTCTTTGGATTCAGAGCGGCGCAACAAACGATTCCATTCCTCGTCGGTAAGGTTGGCAACGAGATGATCGAGCAGCTCGAACTCGCGGATGGTACGTTCGATAACTTCCTCACGGTTGTGACGCGTCATAGGGAAACCTCCGATCTTCATGCTGCCTGACGGTTCGGGGTGCACACATCTGCCTTCTGTGTGCGATTACGTTCGGTACGAGTGTGCGCTGATAATCTGTAGAGAGCCAAGGATGGCCCTATCTTCGACCTGGCAAACAGGCTGGGTATCGTTCGATGATGCGGCATCCTATCGACATTCCTCTTGACGACGCCATAGGGATGAGCACGAACTGATTCGCAA includes the following:
- a CDS encoding DinB family protein → MTRHNREEVIERTIREFELLDHLVANLTDEEWNRLLRRSESKDPWTVKDALVHITHWKADVARSARRQPRPSEERGLTINQGNHLVYMRWRHRSPQEVLAWHRQVQTDVLAALQEAPEAWFSGRERGPDWPGDLVGHSAYHRLKDIESALNEKEE